Proteins co-encoded in one Metabacillus sp. KUDC1714 genomic window:
- a CDS encoding PrsW family glutamic-type intramembrane protease, whose protein sequence is MTSQVEKFKVSLRKKLESIFHFWNGFIQNHPFILRVFTIFSWISLFAFVLSLIFMEDSRKMFVQFLWSFYVILQFWLLCRSKTLTWKKYTYFFLAGAWLIVPLNSLIVSFITAIFGGREQDIWSQAFLTPIAEEVLKLIPIGVYLFLSRRASTLSLSDYALIGAATGAGFQFLEETTRRFISGGIFDYGVTLFGGKVLHWDLFTLFPGYFEEGFLPDKMSAGHSLLTAMVTLGIGLAVRYKSKLKRYTFIFPVILLVWAIFDHAIWNASYNAPDWLTGIHDLLGSGYAAKPVFLMMLGAALLIDYWELNRVRAKIPMLDGETLINPVTEMWNLFRCVFEDRQRFGYMLLFYRERRELGFTLLHGKTEARELLSGIEINIQKYYKALIIVLLALVSVMFLTDWGVTANGSEACIACLFDSLQNWWNGLSGLEKTLIVLGAFALTFPLLGFWSAIGAVSTGIGIAAGGSQIADIIRNPKKYLTPETALALGIGALLSRIPFGKALVKLGDSVSSKLKPYLKKIFESFTGKKSKSNNNHDHDQNSSSKKAHQEEDPEKKNDRSEDDSEENKETNKNDNSEDDSKETKEANKNITFKPGYDKHLVEVVDIVRKKGKGVVGGHNLNNFEKAFKAKGWDLEECIISKRKHPSIEGVYEIEYGLPKLDMEGKLIPGELKNVSHPKTVYDPNIISDEQILKWGEEAMKNGKVVGAGREITGVSSNGLQFRGFIDESGEISNFFPTLD, encoded by the coding sequence ATGACGAGTCAGGTTGAAAAATTTAAAGTGAGTTTAAGGAAGAAGCTCGAGTCTATCTTTCACTTTTGGAATGGATTTATTCAGAACCATCCATTTATTTTACGGGTCTTTACAATTTTTTCTTGGATATCGCTATTTGCCTTCGTACTAAGCTTAATTTTTATGGAAGACTCCAGAAAAATGTTCGTCCAGTTTTTGTGGTCATTTTACGTTATTTTGCAATTTTGGTTGTTATGTCGAAGTAAAACTTTAACTTGGAAGAAGTACACCTATTTCTTTTTGGCGGGGGCATGGTTAATCGTACCGTTGAATTCTCTTATCGTCAGTTTCATTACTGCTATTTTCGGCGGGAGGGAACAAGATATATGGAGTCAAGCATTTTTAACCCCGATTGCTGAAGAGGTGTTAAAACTGATCCCCATTGGAGTTTATCTGTTTTTGTCACGACGTGCTTCCACATTGAGTTTAAGCGATTATGCGCTTATTGGAGCGGCAACGGGAGCTGGTTTTCAATTTTTAGAGGAAACCACTCGTCGATTTATTTCTGGAGGTATTTTTGATTATGGTGTGACACTATTTGGAGGGAAAGTGCTTCATTGGGATTTATTCACACTATTTCCAGGCTATTTTGAGGAGGGCTTTTTGCCTGATAAAATGTCTGCAGGACATTCGTTGCTAACCGCGATGGTAACGTTAGGAATCGGGTTAGCAGTGCGATATAAAAGTAAATTAAAACGGTATACATTTATTTTTCCTGTTATCCTTTTGGTTTGGGCCATTTTTGATCACGCAATATGGAATGCTAGTTACAATGCTCCGGATTGGTTAACCGGAATTCATGATTTATTAGGAAGTGGATATGCGGCAAAACCGGTATTTTTAATGATGCTCGGTGCTGCGTTACTCATCGATTATTGGGAATTGAACCGAGTAAGAGCGAAGATTCCTATGCTAGATGGGGAAACCCTGATCAATCCTGTTACTGAAATGTGGAATTTATTCAGATGTGTTTTTGAAGACAGACAGCGTTTTGGATACATGCTACTTTTTTATCGAGAACGGAGAGAACTAGGATTTACCTTGTTACACGGTAAAACAGAGGCAAGGGAACTTTTATCAGGCATAGAAATAAATATTCAGAAGTACTACAAAGCTTTAATTATTGTCTTATTAGCATTAGTCTCAGTTATGTTTCTAACTGATTGGGGAGTCACTGCCAATGGCTCCGAGGCTTGTATTGCCTGTTTATTTGATAGTCTGCAAAACTGGTGGAACGGTTTGTCAGGTTTGGAAAAAACTTTGATTGTCCTTGGAGCATTTGCTTTAACGTTCCCGTTATTAGGATTCTGGTCGGCAATAGGTGCCGTATCGACTGGAATCGGAATTGCAGCAGGCGGAAGTCAGATTGCAGACATTATCCGCAATCCTAAAAAATACCTTACGCCAGAAACGGCTCTTGCACTGGGAATTGGTGCACTGTTAAGTCGAATTCCTTTTGGGAAAGCCCTTGTAAAACTAGGTGACTCGGTTTCATCGAAACTAAAACCTTATTTAAAAAAGATCTTTGAATCGTTCACAGGAAAGAAAAGTAAAAGTAACAATAATCATGACCATGACCAGAATTCCTCTAGTAAAAAAGCTCACCAGGAAGAAGATCCAGAGAAAAAGAACGATAGAAGTGAAGATGACTCTGAAGAAAATAAGGAAACGAATAAGAACGATAATAGTGAAGATGATTCTAAAGAAACTAAGGAAGCGAATAAAAATATTACTTTTAAACCAGGATATGATAAACATTTAGTAGAAGTAGTAGATATTGTTAGGAAAAAAGGTAAGGGCGTAGTTGGAGGACATAATCTCAATAATTTCGAAAAGGCATTTAAAGCGAAAGGCTGGGATTTAGAGGAGTGTATTATTTCAAAAAGAAAGCACCCTTCCATCGAGGGAGTGTATGAAATAGAATATGGCTTACCTAAACTAGACATGGAAGGAAAGCTAATACCTGGAGAGCTTAAGAATGTTTCCCATCCAAAAACAGTTTACGACCCCAACATCATATCAG